The following coding sequences lie in one Enterococcus sp. 9E7_DIV0242 genomic window:
- the pcrA gene encoding DNA helicase PcrA translates to MAPKHTLIQGMNPKQAEAVLHTEGPLLVMAGAGSGKTRVLTHRIAYLIEEKDVNPWNILAITFTNKAAKEMKERVARLLEHGGEDVWISTFHSMCVRILRRNVDQIGYNRNFTIIDASEQRTLMKRVMAELNIDTKKYDPRTLLGTISNAKNALQTPKKMAELQGSVYEEVAAKCYDKYQRELRNNQCMDFDDLIMNTIRLFEEQPDTLAYYQNKFHYIHVDEYQDTNHAQYMLVNMLAERFRNLCVVGDADQSIYGWRGADMQNILDFETDYPNASVILLEQNYRSTKKILSAANDVIQNNRNRKAKSLWTENNDGEKIVYYRGNSERDETQFIVQQIQKEMQENERIYGDFAVLYRTNAQSRVMEEMLLKSNIPYTMIGGHKFYDRKEIKDILGYLNIISNPMDSLSFDRVVNAPKRGIGKTSVEKLRQFAEMHGWPLLEAAQNVELANISGKAGKELGSFGLMIQELTQMVPYMTITDLVKEVLDRSGYKEELIRQNNLESQTRLENLDEFLTVTQEFDKRYAKQDEEDADAPEEKLAVFLNDLALVSDIDDLEESTSQVTLMTLHAAKGLEFPVVFLIGLEEGIFPLSRAMLEEQELEEERRLAYVGITRAEEVLYMTNAYSRTLYGKTQYNRPSRFLSEIEEELMAPQGLATPNQQPVTRTQEPRVFKPAYSQPAQKAVSDKTASGGESLGWKAGDKVKHKAWGTGMIVKVSGSDKDLELDIAFPEKGIKRLLAAFAPIEKV, encoded by the coding sequence GCCTATTTGATTGAAGAGAAGGATGTCAATCCGTGGAATATACTAGCAATTACGTTTACAAATAAAGCAGCAAAAGAAATGAAGGAGCGGGTCGCAAGATTGCTTGAGCATGGTGGAGAAGATGTTTGGATATCTACTTTCCACTCCATGTGCGTGCGTATCCTCCGACGTAATGTCGACCAAATCGGTTATAATCGGAATTTTACGATCATTGATGCTTCTGAACAGCGGACGCTTATGAAGCGAGTAATGGCAGAGTTGAATATTGATACGAAAAAATATGACCCACGAACACTTCTTGGAACAATCAGTAACGCGAAAAATGCGTTACAAACACCGAAAAAGATGGCAGAGCTGCAAGGTAGTGTTTATGAAGAGGTTGCTGCAAAATGCTATGACAAATATCAGCGAGAATTAAGAAACAATCAATGTATGGATTTTGATGATTTGATAATGAATACCATCCGATTGTTTGAAGAACAGCCTGATACCTTGGCTTATTATCAAAACAAGTTTCATTATATTCATGTAGATGAATACCAAGATACCAACCATGCACAGTATATGCTGGTTAATATGCTGGCAGAACGTTTTCGTAATTTGTGTGTTGTGGGAGATGCCGATCAAAGTATATATGGTTGGCGTGGGGCAGATATGCAGAATATTCTTGATTTCGAGACCGACTATCCAAATGCTTCGGTGATTTTGTTAGAGCAGAATTATCGTTCTACGAAGAAAATATTATCTGCTGCCAATGATGTCATTCAAAACAACCGTAATCGCAAAGCGAAGAGTCTATGGACTGAGAATAACGATGGTGAGAAGATCGTGTATTATCGTGGGAACAGTGAGCGAGATGAAACTCAGTTTATCGTTCAGCAGATCCAAAAGGAGATGCAGGAGAATGAACGGATTTATGGTGATTTTGCGGTATTGTACCGAACGAATGCTCAGTCTCGTGTCATGGAGGAAATGCTGCTGAAATCTAATATTCCGTATACGATGATTGGTGGACATAAGTTCTACGATCGCAAAGAGATTAAAGATATCTTAGGCTATTTGAATATTATTTCAAATCCGATGGATTCTCTTAGCTTTGATCGGGTAGTGAATGCACCGAAGCGCGGCATCGGAAAAACCTCTGTTGAAAAGCTTAGACAGTTTGCAGAAATGCATGGCTGGCCTCTTTTAGAAGCTGCTCAAAACGTAGAGTTGGCGAATATTTCAGGAAAAGCGGGTAAGGAGTTGGGCAGCTTTGGTCTTATGATTCAAGAGCTGACACAGATGGTCCCTTACATGACGATTACCGATTTGGTCAAAGAGGTACTGGATCGAAGTGGTTACAAGGAAGAGTTGATTCGTCAGAATAATTTGGAATCCCAGACGCGCTTAGAAAACTTGGATGAGTTTCTGACTGTTACACAAGAATTCGATAAACGCTATGCAAAACAGGACGAAGAGGATGCTGACGCACCGGAAGAAAAACTAGCAGTTTTCTTAAATGATTTAGCGTTGGTTTCTGATATTGATGATTTAGAGGAAAGTACTTCCCAAGTAACCTTGATGACCTTGCATGCGGCTAAGGGTTTGGAATTCCCAGTGGTCTTTTTGATTGGGTTGGAAGAAGGGATTTTCCCACTTTCTCGAGCAATGCTTGAGGAACAAGAGCTTGAAGAGGAGCGACGTCTGGCTTATGTGGGGATTACCCGTGCGGAAGAAGTTCTATATATGACAAATGCTTACTCAAGAACCTTGTATGGCAAAACGCAATACAATCGCCCTAGTCGTTTTTTAAGTGAGATTGAAGAAGAACTAATGGCGCCTCAAGGGTTAGCAACGCCAAATCAGCAGCCGGTAACAAGAACACAGGAACCAAGAGTGTTCAAACCGGCATATAGTCAGCCTGCACAAAAAGCTGTTTCAGATAAAACTGCCAGTGGAGGCGAGTCTTTAGGCTGGAAAGCAGGAGATAAGGTAAAACATAAAGCTTGGGGTACAGGCATGATCGTTAAGGTAAGCGGCAGTGATAAGGATTTGGAATTGGATATTGCATTTCCGGAAAAAGGAATCAAACGTTTATTGGCAGCGTTCGCGCCAATCGAAAAGGTATAA